aaataaaatacattaacaTAGACATGAGTTTGCCCAAATGCACAACAATTTATACATGATTCTTATTTCATATTAAAGACttaaaacacataatttgatcaattgacTTCCTTAACGTTAACGGTGGGAATGGTTACATACCCAATCTTCTTAGGGCTAAGTTCTCCGTCGCTCTCATCATCCTCCAAACAAGCACGATGATAATCAGACCGGGCCGAGAAGAGGGTCCAGACCAAGTAGAGGGTAGCCGCCGTGAGAGCGCCGCTACCGACGCCGAAGAGAAGAGCGACGACCACGCTAAGGATGTCCTTACTGCGCTCACGGAGAGAGCTCAAGACATCGGAGGGCTTGGGTCTTGGTGGTACGACGTTCAATTGACCGATCTCGGTGAAGACGGTGACGAATCCGGTGGAGGAGGAAGGGTCGTTAGGGTTTTCAAAAGAGAAAGAATAGGAGGCGACGAAGAATGTCTTGCAGGGTCTAGCGGTGGCTGATGCCGAAAGGAGGCCCACCGCCAGAATAGTCACCGCAACCACGAATTGACTCCACCTTCCCATTCTTCCTTCACGGCAATTTCGTCGGATTTTACGATTTGATTGCAAATTACGAATCGAGTCTAATTCCGCACCccctaaaacatatttataccaCTACATgcatttatttgttttggaaCAATTACACATTTATCCCTCTTAGAAACTTCCATGCGTCCGTCAGAACACGGTcctaaaatgtaaattacaCTAATAGTCACCTAACCCAAGTTAACAGcaggtgaccaaaatgaaaacagtTTTGTAATAGCAGTGccttttttacaaattttcttttattttcgaCACTCAACATGAAAACTTATGAAAATTCAATAACTAAGCCTTCGTTTGCTTTAACGTAAAAacttttacggaaaatatttttagccTTTTCCGTTGTttgtttcatgtaaaatatGATTGTCAACGTAAAAGGTTTTTCagtcaatataaaattatttcattattccCGCAACATAtctaaccaaatttttttccgTAAGATATTTTCCAAACTGATAAATCTTTGTTCACTGTAACACCCTCTTTACTGATCCAAACACCGGGTTAAAGCATCGAGATGTTACATTCTCTACTACATTCTTgacttat
The Gossypium raimondii isolate GPD5lz chromosome 8, ASM2569854v1, whole genome shotgun sequence DNA segment above includes these coding regions:
- the LOC105790395 gene encoding uncharacterized protein LOC105790395 codes for the protein MGRWSQFVVAVTILAVGLLSASATARPCKTFFVASYSFSFENPNDPSSSTGFVTVFTEIGQLNVVPPRPKPSDVLSSLRERSKDILSVVVALLFGVGSGALTAATLYLVWTLFSARSDYHRACLEDDESDGELSPKKIGYVTIPTVNVKEVN